Proteins from one Rosa chinensis cultivar Old Blush chromosome 7, RchiOBHm-V2, whole genome shotgun sequence genomic window:
- the LOC112175923 gene encoding rho GTPase-activating protein REN1, which yields MTNIIPEAPQGDGHASPPQPPPGGPGGDPDHHAESHVSRGGNTVFKSGPLFISSKGIGWTSWKKRWFILTRTSLVFFRSDPSAVQKGSEVNLTLGGIDLNNSGSVVVKEDKKLLTVLFPDGRDGRAFTLKAETSKDLHEWKEALDNALAQAPSGAHGVGQNGILGNDRTDSKNGSLDQPKEKPPVKSTIIGVPILLALEDVDGAPCFLEKALRFLEEHGVKVEGILRQAADVDDVESRIREYEKGKVDFSPQEDPHVIADCVKYVLRELPSSPVPASCCNALLDSFRKSGNDRGGRINAMRTTICDTFPEPNRRLLQRILLMMQTIASHKAVNRMSCSAVAACMAPLLLRPLLAGDCEIDNDFSVGGDNSVQLLQAAAAANHAQAIVITLLEEYDNIFGEGSISAELYSDTDDDETETEGETEDDEYYEDDETESGEYDDDDDVEIVSGSCSESDEDDEQFDNKAGSKVPDGGNDSKSPKKLSSSSLKHVKHQYSVKSNDNKQNVSEINSAELANESTGVAGVSRETSSVHQSTGHGLPCMQKSSTISNGPDYGATHRPNWGRTGARKNLSMESIDFGVEEEDEEIQRLEITKAELENKIVEEVQGNVALQANLEKQKKALLERRRALKQDVARLQEQLQKERDLGAALQAGLKISEGHAPNLADVDEKTRAELEEMVQAEADCTNLKKKVDDLGVQLNQQRERNYGSSSASDASNLSQHSHNTKQQTKDKQKDSEAVVPSHFEWSRSKDGHQDGTENANERKVDGLHKLSRLVGGISDSSAVEPVVSKHGKKGGEGGSTSSAITKLTSRLNFLKERRSQIANEIQSRDKVQCSQNLEKCQLLPDNPEKVRGLEGAVSSQKSEKLRKAESHSESRGKRSEAQQQHILDRGKSESHLSVDVDKGRVVDSSRSSSSSSSKPFPSPRKDNR from the exons ATGACTAACATAATCCCGGAAGCGCCTCAG GGGGATGGTCATGCTTCTCCTCCCCAACCCCCGCCTGGCGGCCCAGGTGGCGACCCCGATCATCATGCTGAATCACATGTTTCTCGTGGTGGGAATACG GTTTTCAAGAGTGGCCCACTATTTATATCTTCCAAAGGAATTGGATGGACATCCTGGAAAAAGAGATGGTTTATTTTAACTCGTACTTCGCTGGTTTTCTTCAGAAGTGATCCT AGTGCTGTTCAGAAGGGGAGTGAAGTGAATTTGACCCTTGGTGGTATTGACCTCAACAATTCAGGCAG TGTGGTTGTCAAAGAAGACAAGAAACTCTTGACTGTACTCTTTCCAGATGGTCGTGATGGGCGAGCCTTCACACTTAAG GCTGAAACTTCGAAAGATCTACATGAATGGAAGGAAGCACTGGATAACGCTTTGGCACAAGCTCCAAGTGGCGCTCATGGTGTGGGGCAAAATGGTATCTTGGGGAATGATCGGACAGACTCCAAAAATGGTTCTTTGGACCAGC CAAAGGAGAAACCACCTGTGAAATCTACAATTATTGGGGTGCCTATTTTGCTGGCCTTGGAAGATGTTGATGGAGCTCCATGTTTCTTGGAAAAAGCCCTTAGGTTCCTAGAAGAACATG GAGTCAAGGTGGAAGGAATCTTGCGACAAGCTGCAGATGTTGATGACGTTGAATCTCGAATACGGGAATATGAGAAGG GGAAAGTTGATTTTTCTCCCCAGGAGGATCCACATGTCATTGCTGATTGTGTCAAG TATGTCCTCCGAGAGTTGCCATCTTCTCCAGTCCCTGCATCTTGCTGTAACGCACTGCTAGATTCCTTTCGCAAGTCTG GTAATGATCGGGGTGGTAGAATCAATGCCATGCGTACGACAATATGTGATACATTCCCAGAACCAAACCGTCGTTTATTGCAAAG AATTCTATTGATGATGCAAACTATTGCTTCTCACAAAGCGGTGAATCGAATGAGCTGCTCAGCCGTGGCAGCTTGCATGGCTCCCTTACTTCTTCGTCCACTCCTAGCTGGGGATTGTGAAATCGACAATGATTTTAGTGTGGGTGGCGACAATTCGGTTCAGCTTTTGCAAGCAGCTGCTGCAGCTAATCATGCTCAAGCAATTGTTATAACTTTGCTGGAGGAGTATGATAACATATTTGGG GAAGGTTCCATATCCGCTGAACTATACAGTGACACAGACGATGATGAAACTGAAACTGAGGGGGAAACTGAAGATGATGAGTACtatgaagatgatgaaactgAGTCTGGAGAATACGATGACGATGACGATGTTGAAATTGTCAGTGGGTCATGCAGTGAgagtgatgaagatgatgaacagTTTGACAATAAG GCTGGTTCCAAGGTTCCTGATGGAGGCAATGATAGCAAATCTCCAAAGAAGTTGTCATCAAGCTCACTTAAACATGTGAAGCATCAATATAGTGTAAAAAGCAATGATAATAAACAGAATGTAAGTGAAATTAACTCAGCAGAGCTGGCTAATGAGTCTACTGGAGTAGCAGGTGTTTCTAGAGAAACAAGTTCTGTGCATCAGTCAACTGGCCATGGCCTTCCATGCATGCAAAAATCTTCAACTATATCCAATGGACCTGATTATGGTGCAACACATCGTCCTAACTGGGGACGTACCGGT GCAAGGAAGAACCTTTCCATGGAATCCATTGACTTCGGTGTTGAGGAGGA GGATGAAGAAATCCAGAGGCTAGAGATTACAAAAGCTGAgttagaaaataaaattgtaGAAGAG GTTCAAGGGAATGTAGCTCTGCAAGCAAATCTAGAAAAGCAGAAGAAGGCCTTGCTTGAACGTCGTCGAGCTCTCAAACAAGAT GTGGCAAGACTACAGGAACAGTTACAGAAGGAGAGAGATTTGGGAGCTGCCCTTCAAGCAGGGCTAAAAATCTCCGAGGGCCATGCACCTAATTTAGCCGATGTTGATGAAAAA ACAAGGGCAGAGCTTGAGGAAATGGTTCAGGCAGAGGCGGATTGTACCAACTTGAAAAAGAAGGTCGATGATCTAGGTGTGCAGCTTAATCAACAACGTGAACGAAACTATGGCTCTAGCTCTGCATCTGATGCATCCAATTTGTCGCAACATAGTCATAATACAAAACA GCAGACGAAGGATAAACAGAAGGATAGTGAAGCAGTAGTCCCTTCACATTTTGAATGGTCAAGAAGTAAG GATGGTCATCAAGATGGCACAGAAAATGCAAATGAGAGGAAGGTGGATGGACTACATAAACTCTCCCGACTTGTTGGCGGTATATCCGATTCTTCTGCAGTGGAACCAGTTGTTTCCAAGCATGGCAAGAAAGGGGGTGAG GGGGGTAGTACATCTTCAGCAATAACAAAGTTGACATCGCGACTAAACTTTTTGAAGGAGCGGCGGAGCCAAATAGCTAATGAAATTCAAAGCAGAGATAAAGTTCAATGTTCCCAAAACTTGGAGAAATGTCAATTGCTCCCAGATAATCCGGAAAAAGTTAGAGGATTGGAAGGGGCGGTATCAAGCCAAAAGTCAGAAAAACTCAGAAAGGCTGAGAGTCACTCTGAGAGTAGAGGGAAAAGGTCAGAAGCCCAACAACAGCATATCCTGGACAGAGGAAAATCAGAAAGCCATCTTTCTGTTGACGTGGACAAAGGTCGAGTCGTTGACAGTAGTAGGAGTAGTAGCAGCAGCAGTAGTAAACCTTTCCCTTCTCCAAGGAAAGACAACAGATGA